One region of Pseudomonas glycinae genomic DNA includes:
- the rluB gene encoding 23S rRNA pseudouridine(2605) synthase RluB: protein MSDINQKDDQEIGPAGEKLQKVLARIGVGSRRDVESWIAAGRIKVNGKDATLGLRVDMHDAITIDGKVIKREEAAESVRRVIMYNKPDGEICTRDDPEGRPTVFDKLPRPKEGRWINIGRLDINTTGLLMFTTDGELANRLMHPSYEMDREYAVRVRGEVDDEMIERLKAGVVLEDGPARFTDIQQAPGGEGFNHWYHCVVMEGRNREVRRLWESQGLVVSRLKRVRFGPVFLNSDLPMGRWREMSQYEVDVLSAEVGLTPVAMPQLNAKSKDKLDRMQRKSSRPMARTERVRTLRPANGAPIGAGPRPVREPQIEGERPGRKPAARPDGERGPRSPRPANGRAERGEGRGTPVADRPVDTKRPAKPAPKRPGIKLADDDKPSGKRRGAPAGSGQRPGFGRKKPE from the coding sequence ATGAGTGACATCAATCAGAAAGACGACCAGGAAATCGGCCCAGCAGGCGAAAAGCTGCAGAAAGTCCTCGCCCGTATCGGCGTCGGCTCGCGCCGTGACGTCGAATCCTGGATCGCTGCCGGCCGCATCAAGGTCAATGGCAAAGACGCCACTTTGGGCCTGCGTGTCGACATGCACGACGCCATCACCATTGATGGCAAGGTCATCAAGCGCGAAGAAGCCGCCGAGTCGGTTCGCCGCGTGATCATGTACAACAAGCCCGATGGCGAGATCTGCACCCGTGACGACCCGGAAGGCCGTCCGACCGTGTTCGACAAGCTGCCGCGTCCTAAGGAAGGCCGCTGGATCAACATCGGTCGTCTCGACATCAACACCACCGGTCTGCTGATGTTCACCACCGACGGTGAACTGGCCAACCGCCTGATGCACCCGTCCTACGAGATGGACCGTGAGTACGCGGTGCGTGTGCGTGGCGAAGTCGACGACGAAATGATCGAGCGCCTGAAGGCCGGCGTCGTGCTGGAAGACGGCCCGGCGCGCTTCACCGACATTCAACAGGCACCGGGCGGCGAAGGCTTCAACCACTGGTATCACTGCGTGGTGATGGAAGGCCGTAACCGTGAAGTACGTCGCCTGTGGGAATCCCAGGGCCTGGTGGTCAGCCGCCTGAAGCGCGTGCGTTTCGGTCCGGTGTTCCTCAATTCCGACCTGCCGATGGGCCGCTGGCGCGAAATGAGCCAGTACGAAGTCGACGTGCTGAGCGCCGAAGTCGGTCTGACCCCGGTGGCCATGCCGCAACTGAACGCCAAGAGCAAAGACAAGCTCGACCGCATGCAGCGCAAGTCGTCGCGTCCGATGGCGCGTACCGAGCGCGTGCGCACCCTGCGTCCGGCCAACGGTGCACCGATTGGCGCCGGTCCGCGTCCGGTCCGCGAGCCGCAGATCGAAGGCGAGCGTCCAGGTCGCAAGCCGGCAGCGCGCCCGGATGGCGAGCGTGGCCCGCGTAGTCCGCGTCCGGCCAATGGTCGTGCCGAGCGTGGCGAAGGTCGCGGTACGCCGGTGGCGGATCGCCCAGTCGACACCAAGCGTCCGGCCAAACCGGCGCCGAAGCGTCCGGGCATCAAGCTGGCTGATGATGACAAGCCGTCGGGCAAGCGCCGTGGCGCACCGGCCGGTTCCGGCCAGCGTCCGGGTTTCGGTCGCAAGAAGCCGGAATAA
- a CDS encoding response regulator transcription factor has product MSELLLIDDDQELCELLSSWLSQEGFQVRACHDGQSARKALAETAPAAVVLDVMLPDGSGLELLKQLRSDHADLPVLMLSARGEPLDRILGLELGADDYLAKPCDPRELTARLRAVLRRSHPAAVSTQLELGDLSFSPVRGVVSIDEKEFTLTVSESRLLEALLKQPGEPLDKQELAQIALGRKLTLYDRSLDMHVSNLRKKIGPHPDGRPRIVALRSRGYYYSL; this is encoded by the coding sequence ATGAGCGAGCTGTTACTGATTGATGATGACCAGGAGTTGTGTGAACTCCTGAGTAGCTGGCTGAGCCAGGAAGGCTTTCAGGTCCGGGCCTGTCACGATGGCCAGAGCGCCCGCAAGGCGCTGGCCGAAACCGCGCCGGCGGCCGTGGTGCTGGACGTGATGCTGCCCGACGGCAGCGGCCTGGAACTGCTCAAGCAACTACGCAGTGATCATGCCGACCTACCGGTGCTGATGCTTTCGGCCCGGGGCGAGCCGCTGGACCGGATTCTCGGCCTGGAACTGGGCGCCGACGATTACCTGGCCAAACCCTGTGATCCGCGCGAACTGACCGCCCGCCTGCGCGCCGTGCTGCGCCGCAGTCATCCGGCCGCCGTGTCGACCCAGCTGGAGCTGGGCGACCTGAGCTTCAGCCCGGTGCGCGGCGTGGTCAGTATCGACGAAAAGGAATTCACCCTCACCGTCTCCGAAAGCCGTCTGCTCGAGGCCCTGCTCAAGCAACCGGGCGAGCCGCTGGACAAACAGGAACTGGCGCAGATCGCCCTCGGCCGCAAGCTGACCCTGTACGACCGCAGCCTGGACATGCACGTCAGCAACCTGCGCAAAAAGATCGGCCCGCACCCCGACGGCCGCCCGCGCATCGTGGCCCTGCGCAGCCGTGGCTACTACTACAGCCTCTGA
- a CDS encoding septation protein A produces MKQFIDFIPLLLFFIVYKLDPRTVDVAGHELTVGGIYSATAMLIISSLVVYGALFIKQRKLEKSQWLTLIACLVFGSLTLAFHSETFLKWKAPVVNWLFALAFIGSHFIGDRLLIKRIMGHALTLPDPVWTRLNIAWIAFFLFCGAANLFVAFTFQSIWVDFKVFGSLGMTVLFLVGQGIYLSRHLHDADTTTPKTED; encoded by the coding sequence GTGAAACAATTCATCGATTTCATCCCGCTTCTGCTGTTCTTCATCGTCTACAAACTCGATCCACGTACCGTCGACGTTGCCGGCCATGAACTGACGGTAGGCGGCATTTACAGTGCCACCGCCATGCTGATCATCAGCTCGCTGGTGGTGTACGGCGCGCTCTTCATCAAGCAGCGCAAGCTGGAGAAGAGCCAGTGGCTGACCCTGATTGCCTGCCTGGTGTTCGGCAGCCTGACACTGGCCTTTCACAGCGAAACCTTCCTGAAATGGAAAGCCCCGGTGGTCAACTGGCTGTTCGCCCTGGCCTTCATCGGCAGCCATTTCATCGGTGACCGCCTGCTGATCAAGCGCATCATGGGCCACGCACTGACCCTGCCGGATCCGGTCTGGACCCGACTGAACATCGCCTGGATCGCCTTTTTCCTGTTCTGCGGGGCCGCCAACCTGTTCGTTGCCTTTACCTTCCAGAGCATCTGGGTGGACTTCAAGGTATTCGGCAGCCTGGGCATGACCGTGCTGTTCCTGGTCGGTCAAGGCATCTACCTGTCCCGTCACCTGCACGACGCCGATACCACAACGCCAAAAACCGAGGACTGA
- a CDS encoding DUF1289 domain-containing protein has protein sequence MSSTKDPCISVCKFSDDICLGCGRSKREIRAWKKLDKDDKRTVLAEAALRLIKLGATGRRKKK, from the coding sequence ATGAGCTCGACCAAGGACCCGTGCATCAGCGTCTGCAAGTTCAGCGACGACATCTGCCTCGGCTGCGGCCGCAGCAAGCGTGAGATCCGGGCCTGGAAGAAACTCGACAAGGACGACAAGCGCACTGTATTGGCCGAAGCCGCGCTGCGTTTGATCAAGCTCGGCGCCACCGGTCGGCGGAAAAAGAAATAA
- a CDS encoding MFS transporter has product MPEPQRPLAVTLQVVSIVLFTFIGYLNIGIPLAVLPGYVHSDLGFGAVIAGLVISVQYLATLLSRPYAGKIIDNQGSKRAVMIGLAGCGLSGVFMLISAWTPHLPLLSLISLFVGRLVLGSAESLVGSGSIGWGIGRVGAANTAKVISWNGIASYGALAVGAPLGVWLVSRFGLWSMGVSILLLASLGLLLAWPKTAAPIVAGERLPFMHVLGRVFPHGCGLALGSIGFGTIATFITLYYATQHWDNAVLCLSLFGASFIGARLLFGNLINRLGGFRVAIACLSVETLGLLLLWLAPDAHWALAGAALSGFGFSLVFPALGVEAVNLVPASSRGAAVGAYSLFIDLSLGITGPLAGAIAAGFGFASIFLFAALAALSGLALSVYLYRHTAKYRED; this is encoded by the coding sequence ATGCCAGAACCCCAGCGCCCCCTGGCGGTCACGCTGCAAGTCGTTTCCATCGTCCTGTTCACCTTCATCGGTTATCTGAATATCGGCATTCCGCTGGCGGTGCTGCCGGGCTACGTGCACAGCGACCTGGGCTTCGGCGCGGTCATCGCCGGGCTGGTGATCAGCGTGCAATACCTCGCTACCCTGCTCAGCCGTCCGTATGCCGGCAAGATCATCGACAACCAGGGCAGCAAACGTGCCGTGATGATCGGTCTGGCCGGCTGTGGTTTGAGCGGTGTGTTCATGCTGATTTCGGCGTGGACGCCCCACCTGCCGCTGCTGAGCCTGATCAGCCTGTTCGTCGGCCGTCTGGTGCTGGGCAGCGCGGAAAGTCTGGTCGGCTCAGGCTCGATCGGTTGGGGCATCGGCCGGGTCGGTGCAGCCAACACCGCCAAAGTCATCTCGTGGAACGGCATCGCCAGTTACGGCGCGCTGGCCGTCGGTGCGCCGCTCGGGGTATGGCTGGTCAGCCGTTTCGGTCTGTGGAGCATGGGCGTAAGCATTCTGCTGCTCGCCAGCCTGGGATTGCTGCTGGCCTGGCCGAAAACCGCCGCGCCGATTGTGGCTGGCGAGCGTCTGCCGTTCATGCACGTTCTCGGGCGCGTCTTCCCGCATGGCTGCGGACTGGCGCTGGGCTCGATCGGTTTCGGCACTATCGCCACCTTCATCACCCTGTATTACGCCACGCAGCACTGGGATAACGCGGTGCTGTGCCTGAGCCTGTTCGGCGCCAGCTTCATCGGTGCGCGACTGCTGTTCGGCAACCTGATCAACCGCCTCGGCGGCTTTCGTGTGGCGATTGCCTGCCTGTCGGTGGAAACCTTGGGCCTGCTGTTGCTGTGGCTGGCGCCGGACGCGCACTGGGCACTGGCCGGCGCGGCATTGAGCGGTTTCGGTTTCTCGCTGGTGTTCCCGGCGCTCGGCGTGGAAGCCGTGAACCTGGTGCCGGCCTCGAGCCGTGGTGCGGCGGTCGGGGCTTATTCGTTGTTCATCGACTTGTCGCTGGGTATCACCGGGCCGCTGGCAGGGGCGATTGCAGCAGGCTTCGGTTTTGCCTCGATCTTCCTGTTCGCCGCCCTCGCCGCGCTGAGCGGTCTGGCATTGAGCGTCTATCTGTACCGCCACACGGCGAAATACCGCGAAGACTAG
- the scpB gene encoding SMC-Scp complex subunit ScpB codes for MNLTEPRELASLLEAFLLASGKPQSLERLYELFEEGERPEPPVFKKALTLLGKSCEGRAFELKEVASGYRLQIREKFAPWVGRLWEERPQRYSRALLETMALIAYRQPITRGEIEDVRGVAVNTNIVKTLMEREWIRIVGYRDVPGKPAMFATTKAFLDHFNLKNLDDLPPLAELREIEAEPVLDFDDAPVPPGLQELADASAEPEEPKEETSFHTLLLELDSMEEGIKTDFDDLLRDGVGGESMPTGFESDPVEPPVEGEFETEFEPESEFEPEFEPEQEDDVLGVAEAREKLLAAVARLEQPAPEPAAEEELSEEEAEARALAEAIEAERREFED; via the coding sequence ATGAACCTGACTGAACCCCGCGAGCTGGCGTCCCTGCTTGAAGCCTTTCTGTTGGCCTCGGGAAAGCCGCAATCCCTCGAGCGTCTGTATGAACTGTTTGAAGAAGGTGAGCGCCCGGAACCGCCGGTCTTCAAGAAAGCCCTGACCCTGCTCGGCAAATCCTGTGAGGGCCGGGCGTTCGAGCTCAAGGAAGTCGCTTCCGGCTATCGTCTGCAAATTCGCGAAAAGTTCGCGCCGTGGGTCGGTCGTTTGTGGGAAGAGCGTCCGCAGCGCTATTCCCGAGCGCTGCTGGAAACCATGGCGCTGATCGCCTATCGCCAGCCGATCACCCGGGGCGAAATCGAGGACGTGCGGGGCGTGGCGGTCAACACCAACATCGTCAAGACGCTGATGGAACGCGAGTGGATCCGTATCGTCGGTTACCGCGACGTGCCGGGCAAACCGGCGATGTTCGCTACCACCAAGGCGTTTCTCGACCACTTCAACCTGAAGAATCTCGACGACTTGCCGCCGCTGGCCGAGTTGCGCGAGATCGAGGCGGAACCGGTGCTCGACTTCGACGACGCTCCGGTGCCGCCGGGCTTGCAGGAGCTGGCCGATGCCAGTGCCGAGCCGGAAGAACCGAAGGAGGAAACCAGTTTTCACACTCTGCTGCTGGAACTGGACAGCATGGAGGAGGGGATCAAGACCGACTTCGACGACTTGCTGCGTGACGGGGTGGGCGGCGAATCGATGCCGACCGGGTTTGAATCCGATCCTGTCGAGCCGCCGGTTGAGGGTGAATTCGAAACTGAATTCGAGCCTGAATCTGAGTTTGAGCCTGAATTTGAGCCCGAGCAGGAAGACGATGTACTCGGCGTGGCCGAAGCCCGGGAAAAGCTGCTGGCCGCCGTCGCCCGGCTTGAGCAGCCCGCACCCGAACCCGCCGCCGAGGAAGAATTGAGCGAAGAAGAAGCCGAGGCCCGCGCCCTGGCCGAAGCCATCGAAGCCGAACGCCGCGAGTTCGAGGATTGA
- a CDS encoding Spy/CpxP family protein refolding chaperone, translated as MRKTLIALMFAAALPTVAMALPQDGGPMGGPLDGPRHGGQMHGMHGKGPYSQLDLSREQREQIRKIMGEQMHERKQTVEKYLEKLSPADQKAMKDEMAANHKKAESDVRAVLKPDQQKKFDEIQKKQAERRAEWAEFKAWKAQQPQKAQ; from the coding sequence ATGCGCAAGACTCTTATCGCTCTGATGTTTGCCGCTGCCCTGCCGACCGTCGCCATGGCCCTGCCACAGGATGGCGGCCCGATGGGTGGCCCGCTGGACGGCCCGCGCCATGGCGGTCAGATGCACGGCATGCACGGCAAAGGCCCGTACAGCCAGCTGGACCTGTCCCGCGAACAGCGCGAGCAGATCCGCAAGATCATGGGCGAGCAGATGCACGAGCGTAAGCAGACGGTCGAAAAATACCTGGAGAAACTCTCGCCAGCCGACCAGAAAGCCATGAAAGACGAGATGGCGGCCAACCACAAGAAGGCCGAGTCCGATGTCCGCGCCGTGTTGAAACCGGATCAACAGAAGAAATTCGACGAGATCCAGAAGAAACAGGCCGAGCGTCGCGCCGAATGGGCCGAGTTCAAAGCCTGGAAAGCGCAACAGCCGCAAAAGGCGCAATAA
- the arfB gene encoding alternative ribosome rescue aminoacyl-tRNA hydrolase ArfB yields the protein MLVISNNVHLPDAEIELTYIRAQGAGGQNVNKVSSAVHLRFDIPASSLPEFYKERLLALRDSRITGDGVLIIKAQQYRTQEQNRADALERLTELILSATKVEKKRRPTKPTLGSKKRRLESKTKRGSIKAGRGKVDF from the coding sequence ATGCTGGTGATTTCAAACAACGTGCATCTGCCGGATGCCGAGATCGAACTGACGTACATCCGCGCCCAGGGCGCCGGTGGGCAGAACGTCAACAAGGTCTCCAGTGCCGTGCACCTGCGCTTCGACATTCCGGCCTCGTCCTTGCCCGAGTTCTACAAGGAGCGGCTGCTGGCGCTGCGCGACAGTCGCATCACCGGCGACGGCGTGCTGATCATCAAGGCCCAGCAGTACCGCACGCAGGAACAGAACCGCGCCGATGCACTGGAGCGTCTGACCGAGTTGATCCTCAGCGCCACCAAGGTCGAGAAGAAGCGGCGGCCGACCAAGCCGACGCTGGGCTCAAAGAAGCGTCGACTCGAATCGAAGACCAAGCGCGGCAGCATCAAGGCCGGGCGGGGCAAGGTGGATTTCTAG
- a CDS encoding segregation and condensation protein A, translating to MEVFLEAFEGPLDLLLYLIRKQNINILDIPVAEITRQYMGYVELMQSVRLELAAEYLVMAAMLAEIKSRMLLPRAETVEDEEDDPRAELIRRLQEYERFKAAAEGIDGLSRVGRDVIVPKLDAPEARARKLLPDVALEEILMSMAEVLRRGDMFESHQVSREALSTRERMSDVLERLKGGGFVPFVELFTAEEGKLGVVVTFMAILELVKESLIELVQNEPFAAIHVRARAE from the coding sequence TTGGAAGTCTTCCTCGAAGCCTTCGAAGGCCCCCTCGACCTGCTGCTGTACCTGATCCGCAAACAGAACATCAACATCCTCGACATCCCGGTGGCGGAAATCACCCGCCAGTACATGGGCTATGTCGAGCTGATGCAGTCGGTGCGCCTGGAACTGGCCGCCGAGTACCTGGTGATGGCCGCGATGCTGGCCGAGATCAAGTCGCGGATGCTGCTGCCCCGGGCCGAAACCGTCGAGGACGAAGAGGACGACCCGCGCGCCGAACTGATCCGCCGTCTGCAGGAGTACGAACGGTTCAAGGCTGCCGCCGAAGGCATCGATGGCCTGAGTCGGGTCGGTCGCGATGTGATCGTGCCCAAGCTCGACGCCCCGGAAGCCCGTGCGCGCAAGCTGTTGCCGGACGTGGCGCTGGAGGAAATCCTGATGTCCATGGCCGAGGTGCTGCGCCGCGGCGACATGTTCGAAAGCCATCAGGTCAGCCGCGAGGCGCTGTCCACCCGCGAGCGCATGAGCGATGTGCTGGAACGGCTCAAGGGCGGCGGGTTTGTGCCGTTCGTCGAGCTGTTCACCGCCGAGGAGGGCAAGCTCGGGGTGGTGGTGACCTTCATGGCGATCCTTGAACTGGTCAAGGAATCCCTGATCGAGCTGGTGCAGAATGAGCCGTTCGCCGCGATCCACGTGCGAGCCCGAGCCGAATAA
- a CDS encoding PHP domain-containing protein, which yields MNVDLHCHSTASDGALAPAALVARAFENGVRVLALTDHDTLEGLAEARTAAEALGMQLVNGVELSCTWGGATIHVLGYGFDVNAAPLVEAIAKLHDGRWLRSEEISRKLALKGMPNALDGARQIQQELGDSGNAPARPHFADWMVREGFVKDRAEAFRKWLGAGKLGDVKLHWPTLEDTVGTLRAAGAWVSLAHPWHYDFTRSKRRKLIADYIQAGGQAIEVVNGHQPAEQVGSLAILAREFGLLVSAGSDFHGPGGWSEIGQYRPVPEDLPPLWCRFKHDPVIAAV from the coding sequence GTGAATGTTGATTTGCACTGCCACAGCACGGCCTCCGATGGCGCCCTGGCGCCTGCGGCACTGGTTGCGCGTGCGTTCGAGAACGGCGTGCGAGTCCTGGCCCTGACCGATCACGACACCCTCGAAGGCCTCGCCGAAGCGCGTACGGCCGCCGAGGCGCTGGGCATGCAACTGGTCAACGGCGTCGAATTGTCCTGCACCTGGGGCGGGGCGACCATTCACGTGCTCGGCTACGGTTTCGACGTCAATGCCGCACCGTTGGTCGAGGCGATTGCGAAGTTGCACGATGGCCGTTGGCTGCGGTCTGAGGAAATAAGCCGCAAGCTCGCCCTCAAGGGCATGCCGAATGCGCTCGACGGCGCGCGGCAGATCCAGCAGGAACTGGGCGACAGCGGCAACGCCCCGGCCCGTCCGCATTTCGCCGACTGGATGGTGCGTGAAGGTTTTGTAAAGGATCGCGCCGAGGCGTTTCGCAAATGGCTCGGCGCCGGCAAGCTGGGGGACGTCAAGCTGCACTGGCCGACCCTTGAAGACACCGTCGGTACGCTGCGCGCCGCCGGCGCCTGGGTCAGCCTGGCGCATCCGTGGCACTACGATTTCACCCGCAGCAAGCGCCGAAAGCTGATTGCCGACTATATTCAAGCGGGCGGGCAGGCGATCGAAGTGGTCAATGGTCATCAGCCTGCGGAACAGGTGGGCAGCCTGGCAATCCTTGCCCGTGAGTTCGGTCTGCTGGTCAGCGCCGGCAGTGATTTCCATGGCCCTGGTGGCTGGTCCGAGATCGGCCAGTACCGGCCGGTGCCGGAGGACCTTCCACCCCTGTGGTGTCGGTTCAAACATGACCCAGTTATTGCCGCCGTCTGA
- a CDS encoding translation initiation factor 2 — protein sequence MRKGPLCLMLVTLSIMAPAHGDESTEGGSSTPLSLSAGSQITELQQRLKASEQQREELSKQLQNADNTRESAQLARLRQENQRLKLQLKEAQASPLPRLLTEQQQWFVTGAGVALLALLCGIFASGASRKRRQWLN from the coding sequence ATGCGCAAGGGTCCGTTGTGTCTGATGTTGGTCACGTTGTCGATCATGGCGCCCGCCCATGGTGACGAAAGCACCGAGGGCGGCAGCTCCACGCCGCTTTCATTGAGCGCCGGCAGTCAGATCACCGAGTTGCAGCAGCGCCTGAAGGCCAGTGAGCAGCAACGGGAAGAACTGAGCAAACAACTGCAAAATGCCGACAACACCCGCGAAAGCGCCCAGCTCGCCCGGCTGCGCCAGGAGAACCAGCGTCTGAAGCTGCAACTCAAGGAGGCCCAGGCCAGCCCGCTGCCGCGCCTGCTGACCGAACAGCAGCAATGGTTCGTCACCGGGGCCGGGGTAGCGCTATTGGCGCTGCTCTGCGGTATCTTTGCCAGTGGAGCAAGCCGAAAACGTCGGCAATGGCTAAATTGA
- a CDS encoding YciI family protein, producing the protein MLYAIIATDVANSLDARLAARPAHLERLQVLKGEGRIVLAGPHPAVDSNDPGAAGFSGSLIVAEFDSLSAAQAWADADPYIAAGVYANVIVKPFKQVLP; encoded by the coding sequence ATGCTCTACGCCATCATTGCCACCGACGTCGCCAACTCCCTGGACGCCCGCCTCGCTGCGCGCCCGGCACACCTTGAACGCCTGCAGGTGCTCAAGGGCGAAGGCCGCATCGTGCTGGCCGGCCCGCACCCGGCGGTCGACAGCAATGATCCGGGCGCAGCAGGTTTCAGCGGCAGCCTGATCGTTGCCGAATTCGACTCCCTGAGCGCTGCGCAAGCCTGGGCCGATGCCGATCCTTACATCGCCGCCGGCGTCTACGCCAACGTGATCGTCAAGCCGTTCAAGCAAGTCCTGCCGTAA
- a CDS encoding amino acid permease has product MSGQNSQSGELKRGLKNRHIQLIALGGAIGTGLFLGSAGVLKSAGPSMILGYAICGFIAFMIMRQLGEMIVEEPVAGSFSHFAHKYWGGFAGFLSGWNCWILYILVGMSELTAVGKYIHYWAPEIPSWVTAAAFFVLINAINLANVKVFGEAEFWFAIIKVVAIVGMIALGSYLLVSGHGGPQASVSNLWSHGGFFPNGVSGLVMAMAIIMFSFGGLEMLGFTAAEADKPKTVIPKAINQVIYRILIFYIGALVILLSLTPWDSLLETLNASGDSYSGSPFVQVFSMLGSNTAAHILNFVVLTAALSVYNSGTYCNSRMLLGMAEQGDAPKALAKIDKRGVPVRSILASAAVTLVAVLLNYLIPQHALELLMSLVVATLVINWAMISFSHFKFRQHMNKTHQKPLFKALWYPYGNYICLAFVLFILGVMLLIPGIQISVYAIPVWVVFMWVCYVIKNKRGAQQALHAASAAK; this is encoded by the coding sequence ATGAGTGGACAAAACTCGCAATCAGGCGAGCTGAAACGCGGCCTGAAAAATCGCCATATTCAACTGATCGCCCTCGGTGGCGCGATCGGTACCGGATTGTTCCTCGGCTCGGCCGGGGTGCTGAAATCCGCCGGCCCGTCGATGATCCTCGGCTATGCGATCTGCGGCTTCATCGCCTTCATGATCATGCGCCAGCTCGGCGAAATGATCGTCGAAGAGCCGGTGGCCGGTTCCTTCAGCCACTTTGCGCACAAATACTGGGGCGGCTTCGCCGGTTTCCTGTCGGGCTGGAACTGCTGGATCCTGTACATCCTGGTGGGCATGTCGGAGCTGACCGCGGTCGGCAAATACATCCACTACTGGGCGCCGGAAATCCCGAGCTGGGTCACTGCCGCCGCGTTCTTCGTGCTGATCAATGCGATCAACCTGGCCAACGTCAAAGTCTTCGGTGAAGCCGAATTCTGGTTCGCGATCATCAAGGTCGTGGCGATCGTCGGCATGATCGCCCTGGGCAGCTACCTGCTGGTCAGCGGCCATGGCGGCCCGCAGGCTTCGGTCAGCAACCTGTGGTCCCACGGTGGCTTCTTCCCGAACGGCGTCAGCGGTCTGGTGATGGCCATGGCGATCATCATGTTCTCCTTCGGCGGCCTGGAAATGCTCGGTTTCACCGCAGCCGAAGCCGACAAGCCGAAAACCGTGATCCCGAAAGCGATCAACCAGGTGATCTACCGGATCCTGATTTTCTACATCGGCGCACTGGTGATCCTGTTGTCGCTGACTCCGTGGGACAGCCTGCTGGAAACCCTCAACGCTTCAGGCGATTCCTACAGCGGCAGCCCGTTCGTGCAGGTGTTCTCAATGCTCGGCAGCAACACCGCCGCGCACATCCTCAACTTCGTGGTCCTGACCGCGGCATTGTCGGTGTACAACAGCGGCACCTACTGCAACAGCCGCATGCTGCTGGGCATGGCCGAGCAGGGCGATGCGCCGAAAGCGCTGGCCAAGATCGACAAGCGCGGCGTGCCGGTGCGTTCGATCCTGGCGTCGGCGGCGGTGACTCTGGTGGCCGTGCTGCTCAACTACCTGATCCCGCAACATGCGCTGGAACTGCTGATGTCTCTGGTGGTTGCAACGCTGGTGATCAACTGGGCGATGATCAGCTTCTCGCACTTCAAGTTCCGCCAACACATGAACAAGACCCACCAGAAGCCGCTGTTCAAGGCGCTGTGGTACCCGTACGGCAACTACATCTGCCTGGCGTTCGTTCTGTTCATCCTTGGCGTGATGCTGCTGATCCCGGGCATCCAGATCTCGGTGTACGCGATTCCGGTGTGGGTGGTGTTCATGTGGGTCTGCTACGTGATCAAGAACAAGCGTGGTGCGCAACAGGCACTGCACGCAGCGAGCGCAGCCAAGTAA
- a CDS encoding L-threonylcarbamoyladenylate synthase: MSQFFQIHPENPQARLIKQAVEIIRKGGVVVYPTDSSYAIGCQIGDKSAIERVRRLRQLDEKHNFALICSDLSQLGNYAKIDTGTFRILKAHLPGPYTFILNATREVPRLLLHPKKRTIGLRVPSHPIALALLAELGEPLMSVTLIMPGDEDPLSDPYEMRQLLEHQVDLIIDGGSGGIKASTVIDLTGDDPEVIRVGCGDPAPFMAEA, translated from the coding sequence GTGAGTCAATTTTTCCAGATTCATCCGGAAAACCCGCAAGCGCGCCTGATCAAACAGGCCGTCGAGATCATCCGCAAGGGCGGAGTTGTGGTCTATCCCACCGACTCTTCCTACGCAATCGGTTGCCAGATCGGTGACAAGAGCGCCATCGAGCGCGTTCGTCGCCTGCGTCAACTCGACGAAAAGCACAACTTCGCGCTGATCTGCAGCGATCTTTCGCAACTGGGCAACTACGCCAAGATCGATACCGGGACCTTTCGAATCCTCAAAGCCCACCTGCCGGGGCCGTACACCTTCATTCTCAACGCCACCCGCGAAGTGCCGCGCCTGCTGCTGCATCCGAAGAAACGCACCATCGGTCTGCGGGTGCCGAGCCATCCCATCGCGCTGGCGCTGCTGGCCGAACTGGGCGAGCCGCTGATGAGCGTGACTCTGATCATGCCGGGTGATGAAGACCCGTTGAGCGATCCATACGAAATGCGCCAGTTGCTCGAGCATCAGGTGGATCTGATCATCGACGGCGGTTCCGGCGGCATCAAGGCCTCCACCGTGATCGACCTGACCGGCGATGATCCGGAAGTGATCCGCGTCGGTTGCGGCGACCCGGCTCCATTCATGGCCGAGGCCTGA